The following nucleotide sequence is from Mucilaginibacter sp. cycad4.
GCTCATCGCCAGGCATTAACTGCACAGATCGCCAGTTAAGCAGGTCATTTGAACAGCAAATCAAGCCATTTGAACAGGAAAATAGTTAGAAATGACTGCCTAAACTCTGTCATCTGACACAGGTAGCATCAAACCAGATGCCCTAATTTTATCCCGACATCTAACCATCATGAAAAAAGTAAAATCACTCTTTACTTGTGTTTACGCGGGCAAGAAGATTATCAGTCGTACTGTACGCAATCGAAAGTTTGCCGTTTTCCCGGGTTGCCCGGATAGCTGTACATAGCTATTCGGGTAACAGTAAAACTTGCATAGGAAATGCAAATTTACCGGCGAGGTCTGCCAAAAGACAAATCACAATATCATTCTATAAATTAAAGTTTTTGGAGCCCTTTTTTGCTATTATAAAAAGTTCAAACCTGTGAAAAAAATCACATTAAAAAATAAATATGTGGCTATAGTAGCCTTATTTGTCATGTTATTAGGTGCAGGCGTAGCATTCGCGTTTAAAGCACCGGCTAAAAAAATCAAAGTTCTTCCACCGGTTCAATACCAGTTTAACGGTACCACTTTAGCACAGGATAAAACAGCCGCAAATTATTCCGTTGTGAGCGGATCGGGGCCTGATTGTGAGGGAACCGCCCTGCCTTGTGTGGTAAGTGTATCAGGTGATTTACAAACCTGGTTAAATGCACGTACTGATACCCAGATACGTGACCAGGCTATTTCTACAAAGGATTAATCAAACTGAAATAAGGAACGGCAATGTTGGGTTAACACTGCCGTTCCTTTTATCTTGGATTCTGTTCCATCCCAGTCAGTTGTATAATATCGTCGGGGATGGGTAATGCATACCGCGGACCATTGGGCTGTAAAATATAAGTCTGCCCATTAATGTTTCGGGTTAATGTAATATTCTGCCCCGCTTTATTCAGCCTTTTTAAATCCATCCACCTTAATCCCCGCATCAATAACTCTTTTCGCCTTTCTGTCAATATCAATAACAAAGCATCATTGGAGTTAGCAGCTATAAGAGGTATAAAAGTTCCGGACTTGAACCGCTTTATAAGTAGTACGTTCAAATCGCTCATCGCCTCATTGGTTTTCCCGGCTCTTGCAAAACATTCTGCTCTCATTAAATAAACATCGTCAGTCGCTATTCCTCCAAATAAATTACCGCCGCCCTCGTAACTCCCTTTAAAAACGTGTGTTCCGTTGGTGCCAGCCTTGAAGAAAATTGTTTTCCGCAGATCATTGGTAGCATAAGAATTATACAGCATGGTATCGATCCGTGCCCTTGTATTACTTAAGGGTGCTGGCACCGGGATCTTGTTTTCGTGAATCACTTCTGCATTGAATTGCGCTACCGGATAATTTGCTCCTGCGTTGAGCGTATTGAAATCCAACAAGGTATGAGCTAATTGCAGGCATGAATCCGCATACAGCCCTGCCTTTTCATATTGCTGCATATATAGGTATGTCCTAGCCAACAATGCAAAAGCAGCCGGTTTTGAGGAGCGCATTACATGTAATGGGGTTACAGGCAGTAAAGCCGCTGCTGATCTGAGGTCTGAAATGACTTGGTTATACGTTTCCTGTAAATTACTTCTGACGGATTGCTGGTTAAAATCAGAATTCAACCGTATTGGAATCCCAAGCTGACCCGACGCGGCATTGGGATCATAGGCTGATGTCCATAAGCTCGCGACTTGCAGAAAGGCTTTACCTCTCACAAAAAATGCTTCACCCTTTACATTATTATAATCATTTTGGTTGTTACCTGTCTGTGCTATTTTGGACAGACCTTCTAAAATGGTATTTGCGGTAAACACCGGCCTGTAGGAATAATACCAGTCATTGCTTTGCGGCATAAATAAATTGCTTTTTTGCCAGGTGTACATATTTCTGAAATAATCAGTTGAAAGGGCCTGGTAATCTGCATCAAACAGGTAATAATTGTCCGCAGAGATTTCTCCTGAACCGGGGTCGGCATTATTGATCACTGGGTAGTTATCCAATAATGCTTGAAAATCTGCCAGTGTTGAGGGTACAGCCAGTTTTACGTCTGGTTTTTCGTCCAGATATTTTTTGCATCCGGGAGTTGCAAAACCAAGATATATGATCGTTAAAATGGAAATATATTTTTTCATCGGTATTTAATTTGTTTTTTAATGGTGATGAAGCTATCATGATCTGTATGTTTTTGCTCCCGCGGTAACGGTAGATCATGATGATTTCATGATTAAATATTCTCAGTGATTAATGAACAATTTTAAAATGAGGCTTTTAGTCCAAATGCGATGGTAAGCGGAGGTTTCAGGGTACTGCCGCTATAGTAATAATCCGGGTCAATGTGGTCTTTATTGGCCCGCCAGATGATACCCAGGTTACTGATATTCGTGTATAACCGAAGTGTCCTGAATGGCAGCCAGTGATAGTTATCCCGGTTAAATTCATAGCTTGCTGTGATATACTGGAGCCTGATATGGTCGCCTTTGTCAACCAAGCTTTCCGAGCCGCTATAAAAGGCATCCTTTTGAACATTGTCCGGATAGATCATGGATGGTACGGAAGTATGCAGTTCGTCCCCCGACTTTTGCCATCGCAGCGCGTAATCGGAATTTCCCTGCCCATTATTAAAAAGTAGCCCGTAATCAATGGAAGTCTTTTTTAAATAATAGCCCAATTTGTAAGTGGCTACGACAGTCAGTGACAGGTTTTTGTAAGTAAATGTATTGCCCACCGATCCAAACTTCGTAGGTAACGCAGACCCGCTGTACTTGAGGTCTGATAATAGCGTATTGTTGTACAGTACATTATAGTCTTCGCTAACCTGACCACCAACGTAACCGCGTGGATTACCGTTCAATGGATCAAGCCCGGCAGACTTAAAGGAAAGAATGGAGTATACAGGTTTACCTACTATACCTGATATGGATGGAGAGGTGCTTACATAAGTATTACCCATCACGTTATCCAAATAATAGGCGGTGATCTTGTCTTTGTAATAACTAAAGTTCACCGTAGTCCTCCATTTGAGTTTGCCCGTGGTGTTGATACTGTTTAATGTAATATCTACCCCATTACCTTCCATAGCCGCAACATTTTTCACGATGGTATAATCCACACCTGTCGTGTAATCCAAAGGTGCATTGCCAAAGAGGTCTTTAGCTTTTTTATGATAATACTCGATGCTCCCAGACAAACGACTGTTAAACATGCGGAAATCAACCGCCATATTCAGCATAGCCACGGTTTCCCATTTCAGTTCAGGATTGGCGTAAGTATTATACACTGCGTACGGCGTTTGGGTATAGGATGAACTTCCTGCATAACTTATGGTGGTGACTGCTGTCCTTGAAAGGTCTACATTCCCGCTTAATCCATAGGTTGCCCGCAATTTGAGATACGGTAAAAAGCCGACCTTGTAAAAGTTTTCTTTTGAAATATCCCAGGCTGCACCCACAGAACCTAAAGGATTCCATTTATTATTGGTATTAACGCCAAAAAGATTTGAAGCATCCCGTCTCGCGCTTAAAGAAAAAGTGTATTTGTTATCGTAAGTATAGGCGACATTTGTAAAGACAGAGACAAAGCGGTTTCGGATAGTGGTTATGCTTTTAGTATCCGGTATGAAGATGGATGTGCCGGTTACATAAGTCGGATAGGTATTGGTCAGGTCAACATTGCCAAACGTTAGCGTATTGGGATCATAGCCGTACAGACTGTTCGTATTGCCGCTGGTATTTATTTGCCGTATTTCTGCTCCTGCAATCGCGCTGATCTCATTTTTATTCCAGTTTTTATTGACATTGAATTGTCCCCGCAAATTTTGGGACTCTATCAACTGATTGGATTGATTTAATATACCGCCAACAGGTACAATATTGGTCACGTTACCGGATGGGTCGATCTGGGTAAATTCATTGATAAGGTTTCGGGCAGCATAACTCCCGGCACCCTGTAAATTATTTACATGGGAATCCTGCCGTTCATATTGATATTGTGCGTCGAAATTCAGGAAGCTGAAAAGCTGATAGGTCGCGTTTACATTGGCCATGATGTCTTGCAGATTTGTTTTATTGCTGATCTGCTTATAATCATTAAGCGGGTAATATTTCCAATCCAACAGGCCGGTTCCGGCTGTTGCCAAATAAGACAGGCTATAATCCTTCGCTACTGGTAAAGCATTGCCATTTGCATCTACAAATTTCGCATAGGGATACAGGCTGCCATTATAGGAAGTAATATCTCCATAACCCGGTCTACCTGCGTTAGTATTGCTTTGGGTATAATAAATCCCCGTATTGATCTGTAATTTATCTGTTGGTTTAAATGCATCCTGGAAGTGCAGGTTTAAACGGTCGTAGCCTGCGGCGAGATTGCTTATGTTTTTGTCATAGCCGCTTGAAAACAGCCACGATTGTGTTGATGAACCACCTTTAAGACTAATCGCGTACTGCTGATTGGTACTTTGCTGATAAAAGTATTGGTTAAAATCTTTTCGTACATCGATGTTCCGGAAAGCGTCGATCTGCGCATTAGCACTGGTTTGTGCAATGGTGCCATTCTGCGCAGCGGAAAGCAATTCAATTACCGGTGTCAGATTAGGATGTGAGGGATCAGCTATCCTGCTATCATAAAAGCCATTATTGAACAGCGTTTGTTCTACATTGATATAGTCGTTAGAAGACATCTGTTTGATATAGTTCAAATCTGGCTTTCTACCAATAGTTAGGTTGGCATTAAAGTCAATGCTTAAAGGCTGATTATATTTCGCCTTTTTTGTAGTGATGACAATTACGCCGTTTCCTGCCCTTGTTCCCCATATCGACGCGGCGGCGGCATCTTTTAACACTGTAATGTTCTCTACATCATT
It contains:
- a CDS encoding RagB/SusD family nutrient uptake outer membrane protein → MKKYISILTIIYLGFATPGCKKYLDEKPDVKLAVPSTLADFQALLDNYPVINNADPGSGEISADNYYLFDADYQALSTDYFRNMYTWQKSNLFMPQSNDWYYSYRPVFTANTILEGLSKIAQTGNNQNDYNNVKGEAFFVRGKAFLQVASLWTSAYDPNAASGQLGIPIRLNSDFNQQSVRSNLQETYNQVISDLRSAAALLPVTPLHVMRSSKPAAFALLARTYLYMQQYEKAGLYADSCLQLAHTLLDFNTLNAGANYPVAQFNAEVIHENKIPVPAPLSNTRARIDTMLYNSYATNDLRKTIFFKAGTNGTHVFKGSYEGGGNLFGGIATDDVYLMRAECFARAGKTNEAMSDLNVLLIKRFKSGTFIPLIAANSNDALLLILTERRKELLMRGLRWMDLKRLNKAGQNITLTRNINGQTYILQPNGPRYALPIPDDIIQLTGMEQNPR
- a CDS encoding SusC/RagA family TonB-linked outer membrane protein, giving the protein MKLKLFIITTLCAFSLNLFGQQNISGKVLNLQTGEIIQNATIRLIKNKTAANSGNDGSFTIPASSYPDTLVISHVSYESAHLFLLNHAQTLDLIIKLKPVTTTLQEVVVSTGYQTIPKERSTGSFTVLSNQKLSEQVSTDIISRLEPVTSGLTFNRTTSATPQIQIRGLSTINGPTAPLIVLDNFPYEGDITNINPNDVENITVLKDAAAASIWGTRAGNGVIVITTKKAKYNQPLSIDFNANLTIGRKPDLNYIKQMSSNDYINVEQTLFNNGFYDSRIADPSHPNLTPVIELLSAAQNGTIAQTSANAQIDAFRNIDVRKDFNQYFYQQSTNQQYAISLKGGSSTQSWLFSSGYDKNISNLAAGYDRLNLHFQDAFKPTDKLQINTGIYYTQSNTNAGRPGYGDITSYNGSLYPYAKFVDANGNALPVAKDYSLSYLATAGTGLLDWKYYPLNDYKQISNKTNLQDIMANVNATYQLFSFLNFDAQYQYERQDSHVNNLQGAGSYAARNLINEFTQIDPSGNVTNIVPVGGILNQSNQLIESQNLRGQFNVNKNWNKNEISAIAGAEIRQINTSGNTNSLYGYDPNTLTFGNVDLTNTYPTYVTGTSIFIPDTKSITTIRNRFVSVFTNVAYTYDNKYTFSLSARRDASNLFGVNTNNKWNPLGSVGAAWDISKENFYKVGFLPYLKLRATYGLSGNVDLSRTAVTTISYAGSSSYTQTPYAVYNTYANPELKWETVAMLNMAVDFRMFNSRLSGSIEYYHKKAKDLFGNAPLDYTTGVDYTIVKNVAAMEGNGVDITLNSINTTGKLKWRTTVNFSYYKDKITAYYLDNVMGNTYVSTSPSISGIVGKPVYSILSFKSAGLDPLNGNPRGYVGGQVSEDYNVLYNNTLLSDLKYSGSALPTKFGSVGNTFTYKNLSLTVVATYKLGYYLKKTSIDYGLLFNNGQGNSDYALRWQKSGDELHTSVPSMIYPDNVQKDAFYSGSESLVDKGDHIRLQYITASYEFNRDNYHWLPFRTLRLYTNISNLGIIWRANKDHIDPDYYYSGSTLKPPLTIAFGLKASF